One Methylosinus sp. C49 DNA segment encodes these proteins:
- a CDS encoding FxsA family protein produces MNKSKLVAYVLTGWLFIEIVAFVLVVQFLGVLAAVALGVGTTLLGLADVKRLFLYLRGRIGQPREELKSGVALLESGLEAVGSLLLILPGFASDLVGLALKSPSVRAHVADRIRGKTERQGPQTIDLSPGEWKAIVDEGPKRRGRARRAPPAKVV; encoded by the coding sequence GTGAACAAGTCGAAACTCGTCGCCTATGTGCTGACCGGCTGGCTCTTCATCGAGATCGTCGCTTTCGTGCTCGTCGTGCAATTTCTCGGCGTGCTGGCGGCGGTCGCGCTCGGGGTCGGCACGACGCTGCTGGGGCTCGCCGACGTCAAGCGGCTTTTCCTCTATCTGCGCGGCCGTATCGGACAACCACGCGAGGAGCTGAAATCCGGCGTCGCTCTGCTCGAGAGCGGCCTCGAGGCGGTGGGCTCGCTGCTGCTGATCTTGCCCGGATTCGCCTCCGATCTCGTCGGACTGGCGCTGAAATCGCCATCGGTGCGCGCCCATGTCGCCGATCGCATTCGCGGCAAGACCGAGCGGCAAGGTCCGCAGACCATCGATCTCTCGCCGGGCGAGTGGAAAGCCATTGTCGACGAAGGTCCCAAGCGCCGCGGGCGCGCGCGTCGCGCCCCTCCCGCCAAAGTTGTCTGA
- a CDS encoding Tim44/TimA family putative adaptor protein: MSGSDFDPSILVFAALAAFVVWKLWSVLGVRVDREGPASDRAGPARRIGPAPAPQGSAFAPSPANGALDADRWKGLAEPGSNGWRGLDQIAASDRSFSGPAFVDGAKKAYEMIVQAFARGDRDTLRNLLSTEVFDSFSGEIAGREQRGETAEAHVVSIDSATVEDAKVELRKAQLTIRFVAKLQSVRRDSAGAAIEGESESPLEIVDLWTFARDVASRDPNWKLVATETVH, translated from the coding sequence TTGTCGGGATCCGATTTCGACCCATCCATCTTGGTCTTCGCCGCGCTCGCGGCTTTCGTCGTCTGGAAATTGTGGTCGGTCCTCGGCGTGCGCGTCGATCGCGAAGGCCCCGCCTCCGATCGCGCCGGCCCGGCCCGACGGATCGGCCCGGCTCCGGCGCCGCAAGGCTCGGCTTTCGCGCCTTCGCCCGCCAATGGCGCGCTGGACGCCGACCGCTGGAAGGGCTTGGCTGAACCGGGCAGCAATGGCTGGCGGGGTCTCGACCAGATCGCCGCCTCCGATCGCAGCTTCTCCGGCCCGGCCTTCGTCGATGGCGCCAAGAAAGCTTATGAGATGATCGTCCAGGCCTTCGCTCGGGGCGATCGCGACACGCTGCGCAATCTCCTCTCCACCGAGGTGTTCGACAGCTTCTCCGGCGAGATCGCCGGGCGCGAGCAGCGCGGGGAGACGGCCGAGGCTCACGTCGTCTCCATCGATTCCGCCACGGTGGAGGACGCCAAGGTCGAGCTGCGCAAGGCGCAGCTCACCATTCGTTTCGTCGCCAAGCTCCAATCGGTCCGCCGCGACAGCGCCGGCGCCGCGATCGAAGGCGAGTCCGAATCTCCGCTCGAGATCGTCGACCTCTGGACTTTCGCGCGCGATGTCGCGTCGCGCGACCCGAATTGGAAGCTCGTGGCCACCGAAACGGTTCATTAG
- a CDS encoding MltA domain-containing protein, whose amino-acid sequence MASVDLDPIGFDSIDAIFRDDLGAAFRVFRRSAEIILSAAQPLRPALPADEALARVCRIAAGMDAASLSQDAALDFFAANFRPFRLRGPGFVTAYYEPVIEAREAPEAGFRTPVPARPADLVTLNETPIHGEAGEALTSARRRADGGLEPYPDRRALEEGSPELRPRPIAYIRDRVELFLIQVQGSARLRFPDGRELPLTYDGRNGRPYTSIGRLLIERGLVPQNEMSLERLKSEIRALGQEDGAPGARLMQENRSYVFFRADSSPERRDGPIGGEGCALTPLRSIAVDRSLWSYGLPFFISATLPWRGAAAEPFARLMIAQDTGSAILGPARADLFFGAGDEAGALAGLVRHKADFTVLLPRGAGGDE is encoded by the coding sequence GTGGCGTCCGTCGATCTCGATCCAATCGGTTTCGATTCGATCGACGCCATTTTTCGGGACGATCTCGGCGCGGCCTTTCGCGTCTTTCGCCGCTCGGCCGAAATCATCCTCTCCGCCGCGCAGCCGCTCCGCCCGGCTCTGCCGGCCGACGAAGCGCTGGCCCGCGTCTGCCGCATCGCCGCGGGCATGGATGCGGCGAGCCTCTCCCAAGATGCGGCGCTCGATTTTTTCGCCGCCAATTTCCGTCCCTTTCGGCTGCGCGGGCCGGGATTCGTCACCGCCTATTACGAGCCTGTGATCGAGGCGCGGGAGGCGCCGGAGGCAGGGTTCCGCACGCCTGTTCCCGCACGTCCGGCCGATCTCGTCACCTTGAACGAGACGCCCATTCACGGTGAGGCGGGCGAGGCGCTCACCTCGGCCCGGCGGCGGGCCGACGGCGGCCTCGAGCCCTATCCCGATCGCCGCGCTTTGGAGGAAGGCTCGCCCGAGCTGCGGCCGAGGCCGATCGCCTATATCCGCGACAGGGTCGAGCTGTTTCTCATTCAGGTGCAGGGCTCGGCGCGGCTGCGCTTTCCCGATGGGCGGGAATTGCCGCTCACCTATGATGGCCGCAATGGCCGTCCCTATACATCGATCGGCCGCTTGCTCATCGAGCGCGGGCTCGTTCCGCAGAATGAGATGTCGCTCGAGCGCTTGAAGTCGGAAATCCGCGCCCTCGGCCAGGAGGATGGCGCGCCAGGCGCCCGGCTGATGCAGGAGAATCGCTCCTATGTCTTCTTCCGCGCCGATTCCTCGCCGGAGCGACGCGACGGCCCCATAGGCGGCGAGGGCTGCGCGCTGACGCCGCTGCGCTCGATCGCCGTCGATCGCTCGCTTTGGAGCTATGGCCTGCCCTTTTTCATCAGCGCCACGCTGCCCTGGCGCGGCGCGGCGGCGGAGCCCTTCGCTCGGCTGATGATCGCGCAGGACACGGGCTCGGCGATTCTCGGACCGGCGCGCGCCGATCTCTTCTTCGGCGCCGGGGACGAAGCCGGGGCGCTCGCCGGGCTCGTGCGCCACAAGGCGGATTTCACCGTGCTGCTGCCGCGAGGAGCGGGCGGCGATGAGTGA
- a CDS encoding Smr/MutS family protein: protein MSDPPRESRRSRFLSPEEIELWNKVTADVRPSRGRRRRPPEEQPIEAGEPKKGAAAPPPPTPAPAEKKPRPRPAAPPAEIDHRTRTKLRRGRLEVEAKLDLHGLRQAEAQTALYDFLRRAQVAGARMAIVVTGKGVRSEEGGVLRRLVPLWLSAPAMRDLVVGFGEAARNHGGEGALYVQIRRPRGAK, encoded by the coding sequence ATGAGTGATCCGCCGCGCGAATCGCGCCGCTCGCGTTTTCTGTCCCCCGAAGAGATCGAGCTGTGGAACAAGGTGACGGCCGATGTGCGGCCGTCGCGCGGCCGTCGTCGTCGACCGCCGGAGGAGCAGCCGATCGAGGCCGGCGAGCCGAAGAAAGGCGCCGCCGCTCCGCCTCCTCCGACGCCCGCTCCTGCGGAGAAAAAGCCACGGCCCCGCCCGGCCGCGCCGCCGGCGGAGATCGATCATCGCACGCGCACGAAATTGCGTCGCGGCCGGCTCGAGGTGGAGGCCAAGCTCGATCTCCACGGCCTGCGCCAGGCCGAGGCGCAGACGGCGCTCTATGATTTTCTGCGCCGCGCCCAAGTGGCCGGCGCGCGCATGGCGATCGTGGTGACGGGCAAGGGCGTGCGCAGCGAGGAGGGCGGCGTGCTGCGCCGCCTCGTGCCCCTATGGCTGAGCGCCCCGGCCATGCGCGATCTCGTGGTCGGCTTCGGCGAGGCGGCCCGCAATCACGGCGGCGAAGGCGCGCTCTATGTGCAGATCAGGCGTCCGCGCGGAGCGAAATAG
- a CDS encoding DUF4384 domain-containing protein gives MMRRLCLPLLCCVASVALAEPQDMTRSVRIIDDPPAEAAPSPQTQAPAIPKEPAKAAGAGVRIEALPQDEFALGAPMSFRVTAEKPGYVILVDVDAQGKLAQIFPNMVTLADPAGVDEKANFLKAGQSMTLPDASGKAAYRFVASPPTGVGMVVAILSDTPLQIVDLPDVPAAIAGQAKAADFVKDSTRMLQILPAEGERPIRAPKWSFATKFYGIK, from the coding sequence ATGATGCGGCGTCTTTGTCTCCCGCTTCTCTGCTGCGTCGCGAGCGTCGCGCTCGCCGAGCCGCAGGATATGACGCGCTCGGTGCGCATCATCGACGATCCGCCAGCGGAGGCCGCGCCGTCGCCGCAGACGCAAGCGCCGGCGATCCCCAAGGAGCCGGCGAAGGCGGCCGGCGCGGGCGTGCGGATCGAGGCGCTGCCGCAGGACGAGTTCGCGCTCGGCGCGCCGATGAGCTTTCGCGTGACGGCGGAAAAGCCCGGCTATGTGATATTGGTCGATGTCGACGCGCAGGGAAAGCTGGCGCAGATTTTCCCCAATATGGTGACATTGGCCGATCCCGCCGGCGTCGATGAGAAAGCGAATTTTCTGAAGGCGGGCCAGTCGATGACGCTGCCGGACGCCAGCGGCAAGGCCGCCTATCGCTTCGTCGCCTCGCCGCCGACGGGCGTCGGCATGGTGGTGGCGATATTGAGCGACACGCCCTTGCAGATCGTCGATCTGCCGGATGTGCCGGCGGCCATCGCCGGCCAGGCCAAAGCCGCGGATTTCGTGAAGGATTCGACGCGGATGCTGCAGATTCTACCGGCCGAAGGCGAGCGCCCGATCCGCGCGCCCAAATGGTCCTTCGCGACGAAATTCTACGGAATCAAGTGA
- a CDS encoding caspase family protein — translation MVGLFAHAASAETRAIVIGVDRYEHAPPLRGAAADARDLEASLRGRGARDIVTFIDGVERAAVMRALDAMLARAQKGDTIFLTFAGYGAQQNAPILLLPKFDPRHARDNGEKIARAELDSMIDAFEKKGARVFLVTDASFGESLAREVDPRAAKLVYRSLSEGASGATTKGAPRDFARSVVLMAVDAKSKAPELEIPGVGQRGALSYAVARALEGAADANGDGAVTTAELIAYARGLAYQLSDRRQSIAVVAPRGLDASRDVIAQLGRGVGVQAVGGSPAEEEEAAASSGGGGLTITPLTPKSMAIGPGQSLPPAKPAALPPRPKEPIRLALRGAAAERGTGAGAHAPFVLVGADAAADIVWDAASRDALAGGDVLAHNVDAHELDVLIDRAATVRWLKLVAGKGPLPMRVSPEGLRRKGERVEITIGGVAGRSLLLFDLTGDGVLQLLYPLASDPSVVQSSDYRLSVVAAEPFGADQIVAIASTRPMPQLEQALRQLDRLRDPAKVIDIVSQFSNSEAQLGTVGIFTAR, via the coding sequence ATGGTCGGTCTTTTCGCGCATGCCGCATCGGCCGAGACGCGCGCCATTGTCATCGGCGTCGATCGCTACGAGCATGCGCCGCCCTTGCGTGGCGCCGCGGCCGATGCGCGCGATCTCGAGGCGAGCCTGCGCGGACGCGGCGCGCGCGACATTGTGACATTCATCGACGGCGTGGAGCGCGCCGCGGTGATGCGCGCGCTCGACGCCATGCTGGCGCGCGCGCAAAAGGGCGACACGATCTTCCTGACCTTCGCCGGCTATGGCGCGCAGCAGAACGCGCCCATTCTGCTGCTGCCGAAATTCGATCCGAGACATGCGCGCGACAATGGCGAGAAAATCGCGCGCGCCGAGCTCGATTCCATGATCGACGCTTTCGAGAAGAAAGGCGCGCGCGTCTTTCTCGTCACCGACGCCTCTTTCGGCGAGAGCCTCGCGCGCGAGGTCGATCCACGCGCGGCGAAGCTCGTCTATCGCTCGCTGAGTGAAGGCGCTTCCGGCGCCACGACGAAGGGCGCGCCACGGGATTTCGCGCGCTCGGTCGTGCTGATGGCCGTGGATGCGAAATCCAAAGCGCCCGAGCTGGAGATCCCCGGCGTCGGCCAGCGCGGCGCGCTGAGCTATGCCGTCGCGCGCGCGCTGGAGGGCGCGGCGGACGCCAATGGCGATGGCGCTGTCACGACGGCGGAGCTCATCGCCTATGCCCGGGGGCTCGCCTATCAGCTCAGCGATCGGCGTCAGAGCATCGCCGTCGTCGCGCCGCGCGGCCTCGATGCGTCGAGGGATGTGATCGCGCAGCTCGGCCGCGGCGTCGGCGTGCAGGCGGTCGGCGGATCGCCGGCGGAAGAGGAGGAGGCCGCGGCGTCCTCCGGCGGCGGCGGGCTGACGATCACGCCGCTGACGCCGAAATCCATGGCCATCGGGCCGGGCCAGAGCCTGCCGCCGGCAAAGCCCGCCGCTCTGCCGCCGCGGCCCAAGGAGCCGATCCGCCTCGCTCTGCGCGGCGCGGCCGCCGAGCGCGGAACCGGCGCCGGCGCCCATGCGCCTTTCGTGCTCGTCGGCGCCGATGCGGCGGCCGATATCGTCTGGGACGCAGCGAGCCGCGACGCGCTCGCCGGCGGCGATGTGCTGGCGCATAATGTCGATGCGCATGAGCTCGACGTTCTGATCGATCGCGCCGCGACTGTGCGCTGGCTGAAGCTCGTCGCAGGCAAAGGGCCGCTGCCGATGCGCGTCTCGCCCGAGGGGCTGCGGCGCAAAGGCGAGCGCGTCGAGATCACCATTGGCGGCGTCGCCGGCCGCAGTCTGCTGCTGTTCGACCTCACCGGCGACGGCGTGCTGCAATTGCTCTATCCGCTCGCCTCCGATCCGTCCGTCGTGCAATCTTCCGATTATCGGCTGAGCGTGGTCGCGGCCGAGCCCTTCGGCGCTGATCAGATCGTCGCCATCGCCTCGACGCGGCCCATGCCGCAGCTCGAGCAGGCGCTGCGGCAGCTCGATCGGCTCCGCGATCCGGCCAAGGTCATCGATATCGTCTCGCAATTTTCGAATAGCGAGGCGCAGCTCGGCACAGTCGGCATTTTCACGGCGCGTTGA
- a CDS encoding FMN-binding glutamate synthase family protein, protein MLRLLFLPLTPRFVALTLSVVGSLLCALATRGDLSSAFLPAALACAALCALGAHDLLQREHAILRAYPISAHLRFLLEHVRPELRQYFFEDNKDGRPFSRDKRAIVYQRAKMSIDKRPFGTEIDVYEEGFEWLRHSIAARPVSHEHFRTRVGGDCAQPYDISLLNISAMSFGALSRNAIRALNLGARKGEFAQDTGEGGFSPYHQEAGGDVIWQIASGYFGCRTRGGAFDAEKFAEIATRDQIKMIEVKLSQGAKPGHGGVLPAAKVSEEIARIRGVPMGEDCISPAAHSAFSTPIELLQFLAQLRALSGGKPVGFKLCLGQPWEFLAICKAMLETGLSPDFIVVDGKEGGTGSAPLEFMDHIGMPMRDGLAFAHHALIGVGLRDAIRIGAAGKIATGFDMARALALGADWCNSGRGFMFALGCIQSLSCHTDRCPTGVATQDASRGRALVVSDKAERVRNFHHATLVALAELAAAAGLDHPSDFMPEHFCRRISPHEAATFAELYPAPAPGAFLRGEMDARFAAAWRSARADSFRPAPLVLA, encoded by the coding sequence ATGCTCCGCCTGCTCTTTCTCCCCCTCACGCCGCGCTTCGTCGCGCTCACGCTCAGCGTCGTTGGCTCTCTCCTCTGCGCCCTGGCGACGAGGGGCGATCTATCGAGCGCCTTCCTTCCGGCGGCGCTCGCCTGCGCCGCGCTCTGCGCGCTCGGCGCGCATGATCTGCTGCAGCGCGAGCATGCAATTTTGCGCGCCTATCCCATTTCCGCGCATTTGCGTTTTCTGCTCGAGCATGTGCGGCCGGAGCTGCGGCAATATTTCTTCGAGGACAATAAGGACGGCCGTCCGTTCAGCCGCGACAAGCGCGCCATCGTCTATCAGCGCGCCAAGATGAGCATCGACAAAAGGCCCTTCGGCACGGAAATCGACGTCTATGAGGAAGGCTTCGAATGGCTGCGCCATTCGATCGCGGCGCGGCCGGTCTCGCATGAGCATTTTCGCACGCGCGTCGGCGGCGATTGCGCGCAGCCCTATGACATCTCGCTGTTGAATATTTCCGCAATGAGCTTCGGCGCCTTGAGCCGCAACGCCATTCGCGCGCTCAATCTCGGCGCCCGCAAGGGCGAATTCGCGCAGGATACCGGCGAGGGCGGCTTCAGCCCCTATCATCAGGAGGCCGGCGGCGACGTCATTTGGCAGATCGCCTCCGGCTATTTCGGCTGCCGCACGCGTGGCGGCGCATTCGACGCGGAAAAATTCGCCGAGATCGCCACACGCGACCAGATCAAGATGATCGAGGTGAAGCTGAGCCAAGGCGCGAAGCCCGGCCATGGCGGCGTGCTGCCGGCCGCCAAGGTGAGCGAGGAGATCGCGCGCATTCGCGGCGTGCCCATGGGCGAGGATTGCATTTCGCCGGCGGCGCATTCCGCCTTTTCGACGCCGATCGAATTGCTGCAATTTCTGGCGCAGCTGCGCGCGCTCTCCGGCGGCAAGCCGGTCGGCTTCAAGCTCTGCCTCGGCCAGCCATGGGAGTTTCTCGCTATTTGCAAGGCGATGCTGGAGACGGGCCTTTCTCCCGATTTCATCGTCGTCGACGGCAAGGAAGGCGGGACCGGCTCGGCGCCGCTGGAATTCATGGATCACATCGGCATGCCGATGCGCGACGGACTCGCCTTCGCGCATCATGCGCTGATCGGCGTCGGCCTGCGCGACGCCATCCGCATCGGCGCCGCCGGCAAGATCGCGACGGGCTTCGACATGGCGCGGGCGCTCGCGCTCGGCGCCGATTGGTGCAATAGCGGGCGCGGCTTCATGTTCGCGCTCGGCTGCATTCAATCTCTGTCCTGCCACACGGATCGCTGCCCGACCGGCGTCGCCACGCAGGACGCCTCGCGCGGCCGCGCGCTCGTCGTCTCGGACAAGGCGGAGCGCGTGCGCAATTTTCATCATGCGACGCTCGTCGCTCTCGCCGAGCTCGCCGCCGCCGCCGGGCTCGACCATCCGAGCGATTTCATGCCGGAGCATTTTTGTCGCCGCATCTCTCCGCATGAGGCGGCGACTTTCGCCGAGCTCTATCCTGCGCCGGCGCCCGGCGCGTTTCTCCGTGGCGAGATGGATGCGCGCTTCGCCGCCGCCTGGCGCAGCGCGCGCGCGGATTCGTTTCGGCCGGCGCCGCTCGTTCTCGCTTGA
- a CDS encoding class I SAM-dependent methyltransferase gives MTNVYDEQDYPYAVRHWTHPTRLGALSQLMGRLAAPFRDCRVLEIGAGDGVNLASMAIGAPRAQFIGVDLSERAIAAGRELTAAAGVSNLRLDCADLRDFEAEPQSFDYIIAHGVYAWAPKIVQDAVMALCGRLLSPRGVAMISYNALPGCRLRQALRDLLLSAVAGIAEPERRIAAARATASFYAEQWSASDNAFRKALALEARDFLGRPDGLIFHDELGEIYDPQLFSTVVAAARAHGLDYLCDNDPSLVGHALWESEQWGQSLPLTGGDQIAYEQALDFVETRFFRRSLFCRAGAPLERRFAPERLSGLYLEAQLEPFMDASVSEGEYAFKTAGMGEVSTRDALFGAAMRRLGEAYPRALAIDEIAAEPAARSALLRLFAGNMARLATEPFPVGRQPGEKPFANPLARAQARLGLGSVTSYRHSQVALEGDDTRRFLDLLDGTRTVDDLTRAMSGAAEESRTRAQVKAALATFAMWGLTRA, from the coding sequence ATGACCAATGTCTATGACGAGCAGGACTATCCTTACGCTGTCCGCCATTGGACGCATCCGACTCGGCTCGGCGCTCTTTCGCAATTGATGGGGCGGCTGGCCGCGCCCTTTCGGGACTGCCGCGTGCTGGAGATCGGCGCCGGCGATGGCGTCAATCTCGCCAGCATGGCGATCGGCGCGCCGCGCGCGCAATTCATCGGCGTCGATCTCTCCGAGCGCGCCATCGCCGCAGGACGCGAGCTGACGGCGGCGGCGGGCGTCTCTAATCTGCGGCTCGATTGCGCCGATCTGCGTGATTTCGAAGCCGAGCCGCAATCCTTCGATTACATCATCGCGCATGGCGTCTACGCCTGGGCGCCGAAGATCGTGCAAGATGCGGTGATGGCGCTGTGCGGGCGGCTGCTGTCGCCGCGCGGCGTCGCCATGATCAGCTATAATGCGCTGCCGGGCTGCCGCTTGCGCCAGGCCTTGCGCGACTTGCTTCTGAGCGCCGTCGCGGGAATTGCGGAGCCCGAGCGCAGAATCGCCGCGGCGCGCGCGACGGCGAGCTTCTACGCCGAGCAATGGTCGGCGAGCGACAACGCTTTTCGCAAGGCGCTGGCGCTGGAGGCGCGCGATTTTCTCGGCCGGCCGGATGGGCTCATTTTTCACGACGAACTCGGCGAGATCTATGATCCGCAGCTTTTCTCCACTGTCGTCGCCGCGGCGCGCGCGCATGGGCTCGATTATCTCTGTGACAATGATCCCTCGCTGGTGGGACATGCGCTGTGGGAGAGCGAGCAGTGGGGCCAGTCATTGCCGCTCACCGGCGGCGATCAGATCGCCTATGAGCAGGCGCTCGATTTCGTCGAGACGCGGTTTTTTCGTCGCAGCCTGTTCTGCCGCGCCGGCGCGCCGCTGGAACGCCGCTTCGCGCCGGAGCGTCTTTCCGGCCTCTATCTCGAGGCGCAGCTCGAGCCCTTCATGGACGCCAGCGTCTCCGAGGGCGAATACGCCTTCAAAACGGCCGGCATGGGCGAGGTCTCGACGCGCGACGCGCTTTTCGGCGCGGCCATGCGCCGGCTCGGCGAGGCCTATCCGCGCGCGCTCGCGATCGACGAGATCGCGGCCGAGCCTGCGGCGCGCTCGGCGCTGCTGCGGCTCTTCGCCGGCAATATGGCGCGCCTGGCGACGGAGCCTTTTCCTGTCGGAAGACAGCCGGGTGAAAAGCCTTTCGCCAATCCGCTGGCGCGCGCGCAGGCGCGGCTCGGCCTCGGCTCGGTGACGAGCTATCGGCATTCGCAAGTCGCGCTCGAGGGAGACGACACGCGGCGCTTTCTCGATCTGCTCGACGGAACGCGAACGGTCGACGATCTCACCCGCGCAATGTCCGGCGCGGCGGAGGAGAGCCGCACGCGCGCGCAGGTGAAGGCGGCGCTCGCGACCTTCGCCATGTGGGGCCTGACGCGCGCCTGA